In one Natronosalvus amylolyticus genomic region, the following are encoded:
- the srp19 gene encoding signal recognition particle subunit SRP19 → MVENVIWPAYLDADRTRAEGRRVPLELAVEEPTVEEIAKAVQQIGYDAIVERDKAYSREHWQPRGRVVVRGTDDSTKNDLVQAVAAYVVALRE, encoded by the coding sequence ATGGTCGAGAACGTCATCTGGCCCGCGTACCTCGATGCGGATCGAACGCGGGCCGAGGGGCGACGCGTTCCCCTCGAGTTGGCCGTCGAAGAGCCCACCGTCGAAGAGATAGCTAAAGCCGTCCAGCAGATCGGGTACGATGCCATCGTCGAACGCGATAAGGCTTACTCCCGCGAACACTGGCAGCCCCGTGGCCGCGTCGTCGTCCGGGGGACCGACGATTCGACGAAAAACGACCTGGTCCAGGCCGTGGCGGCATACGTCGTCGCGCTCAGAGAGTGA
- a CDS encoding H/ACA ribonucleoprotein complex subunit GAR1: MHRVGQVVRTAQGLAVLRAEPDGEDHRHVIGTMVLDDSLEEVGRVVDVFGPVEQPYLAVTPDRGVHLPALVGSTLYAR, translated from the coding sequence ATGCACCGCGTTGGCCAGGTCGTCCGGACGGCCCAGGGACTCGCCGTCTTGCGTGCCGAACCGGACGGCGAAGACCACCGCCACGTGATCGGCACGATGGTGCTCGACGACTCGCTCGAGGAAGTCGGCCGCGTCGTCGACGTGTTCGGTCCGGTCGAGCAGCCCTATCTGGCGGTCACGCCCGACCGAGGTGTCCACCTGCCCGCGCTGGTCGGTTCGACGCTGTACGCTCGCTAG
- a CDS encoding presenilin family intramembrane aspartyl protease PSH, protein MNERARLLAAICGTCLLFIAVQLGSLTLIEPFTAADMQAVEDPQDPTYSLFYVGAILVMTAFMLAAFKYNLQWIIRALIIGVSVMLAWFVFAELFPPLVIVDGIGLFPLVAALAVGVGLLVYPEWYVIDVAGVVMGAGAAGLFGISFGLLPAIVLLVVLAVYDAISVYRTGHMLDLAEGVMDLRIPVLLVIPTSLSYSFLETPPMPDSSEPPEQEPSESSEQEPSEPSAPDSSEPAEPENETGATVDDESLEEDGELPAAEHPEGVRDALFIGLGDAVIPTILVASAATFIDEGMLEVPLITLNVPALGAIVGTLVGLLVLLSMVLQGRAHAGLPLLNTGAIGGYLIGALWAGVPLLTALGL, encoded by the coding sequence ATGAACGAACGGGCCCGGTTGCTGGCCGCCATCTGCGGGACGTGTCTGTTGTTTATCGCCGTGCAACTCGGTTCGCTGACCCTCATCGAGCCGTTTACCGCCGCCGACATGCAGGCCGTCGAAGATCCCCAGGACCCTACCTATAGCCTGTTTTACGTCGGGGCAATTCTGGTGATGACCGCGTTTATGCTCGCGGCGTTCAAGTACAACCTCCAGTGGATTATCCGCGCGCTGATAATCGGTGTCAGCGTCATGCTCGCCTGGTTCGTCTTCGCCGAACTCTTCCCGCCACTGGTGATCGTGGATGGCATCGGTCTGTTTCCGCTGGTAGCAGCGCTGGCGGTCGGTGTAGGCTTACTCGTCTATCCCGAGTGGTACGTCATCGACGTCGCGGGCGTGGTCATGGGGGCTGGTGCAGCCGGGCTATTCGGCATCAGTTTCGGCCTGTTGCCAGCCATCGTCCTGCTCGTCGTCCTCGCCGTCTACGACGCGATTAGCGTCTACCGGACCGGCCACATGCTCGACCTCGCGGAAGGTGTCATGGACCTTCGTATTCCAGTCTTGCTCGTGATCCCCACCTCCCTCTCGTACTCCTTTCTCGAGACGCCGCCGATGCCCGACTCGAGCGAACCACCGGAGCAAGAACCGAGCGAGTCATCGGAGCAAGAACCGAGCGAACCATCGGCACCAGACTCCAGTGAGCCAGCGGAACCCGAGAACGAAACGGGAGCCACCGTTGACGATGAATCGCTCGAGGAGGATGGAGAGCTTCCGGCAGCGGAACACCCCGAAGGCGTCCGTGACGCCCTCTTTATCGGCCTCGGGGATGCCGTCATCCCGACGATACTCGTCGCGAGTGCCGCCACGTTTATCGACGAAGGGATGCTCGAGGTGCCACTGATTACGCTCAACGTCCCCGCACTCGGCGCGATTGTGGGTACCCTCGTCGGCTTGCTCGTCCTGCTGTCCATGGTCCTTCAGGGCCGGGCACACGCCGGCTTACCGCTGTTGAACACGGGCGCAATCGGCGGGTATCTCATCGGGGCGCTCTGGGCCGGTGTCCCGTTGCTGACGGCGCTTGGATTGTAA
- the cysS gene encoding cysteine--tRNA ligase — protein sequence MTLHVSNTLTGETEPFEPQDPENVSLYYCGLTVSDPPHLGHARSWVHVDVMHRWLEFLGYDVRHVENFTDVNEKIVARIGQDELGESENEVADTYIEQTIADMRALNLLRAEVYPRVSEHVPEIIELVETLIDGGYAYESNGSVYFDVTSFEEYGRLSNQDLEAIEAQGDPDEQSEKRHPADFALWKAGAVAPDAVREHAKGATWERPPGGQTWESPWGEGRPGWHIECSAMSMTHLGETLDVHVGGRDLVFPHHENEIAQSEAATGQRFARYWLHCELFQMGETKMSSSLGNFVTVEEAVEEWGTNVIRTFLTAGSYNSSQLYSDETIREAKERWGRLERAYEGAVDTIDSPRAHSKVEDRALRDSVAEARAAFVDAMNDDFNTREAQSALLEVASAINRHLADADNEMSDDGTASADGYDYRGLNRAVNTLEELGDVLGLSFGGEEPTGDVELAGEVVELVLEVRESEREAGNYERADELRDELSALGVEIQDTDDGATYRLP from the coding sequence ATGACCCTGCACGTGAGCAACACGTTGACGGGCGAAACGGAGCCGTTCGAGCCACAGGACCCCGAAAACGTCTCTCTGTACTACTGTGGCCTGACGGTTTCGGACCCGCCCCACCTCGGCCACGCCCGCTCGTGGGTGCACGTGGACGTGATGCATCGCTGGCTCGAGTTCCTGGGCTACGACGTTCGCCACGTCGAGAACTTTACGGACGTCAACGAGAAAATCGTCGCTAGAATCGGCCAGGACGAACTGGGCGAGAGCGAGAACGAGGTCGCCGATACGTACATCGAGCAGACGATAGCCGACATGCGGGCGCTCAACCTCCTGCGCGCGGAGGTGTATCCTCGCGTGTCCGAACACGTTCCCGAGATCATCGAACTCGTCGAAACGCTGATCGACGGGGGCTACGCATACGAGTCGAACGGTTCGGTGTACTTCGACGTGACCAGTTTCGAAGAGTACGGGAGGCTGTCGAACCAGGACCTCGAGGCGATCGAGGCGCAGGGTGACCCGGACGAACAGTCCGAAAAACGGCACCCGGCCGATTTTGCACTCTGGAAAGCTGGTGCGGTAGCCCCAGATGCGGTTCGCGAACACGCGAAAGGCGCGACCTGGGAGCGGCCACCGGGTGGCCAGACCTGGGAGTCGCCCTGGGGGGAGGGACGACCCGGCTGGCACATCGAGTGCTCGGCGATGAGCATGACCCACCTCGGGGAAACCCTCGACGTCCACGTCGGCGGTCGGGACCTCGTCTTCCCGCATCACGAAAACGAGATCGCCCAGAGCGAGGCGGCGACCGGCCAGCGCTTCGCTCGGTACTGGCTGCACTGTGAACTGTTCCAGATGGGCGAAACCAAGATGTCCTCGAGTTTGGGCAATTTCGTCACCGTCGAGGAAGCCGTCGAGGAGTGGGGCACCAACGTTATCCGAACGTTCCTCACTGCCGGGTCGTACAACAGCTCGCAACTGTATTCCGACGAGACGATTCGCGAGGCCAAAGAACGCTGGGGACGGCTCGAGCGCGCCTACGAGGGTGCCGTCGACACCATCGACTCCCCGCGTGCGCACTCGAAAGTCGAGGACCGAGCGCTTCGAGACTCGGTCGCGGAGGCTCGAGCAGCGTTCGTCGACGCGATGAACGACGATTTCAACACTCGAGAGGCCCAGTCGGCACTGCTCGAGGTGGCGAGCGCGATCAATCGGCACCTCGCCGATGCCGACAACGAGATGAGCGACGATGGGACCGCGTCGGCCGACGGCTACGACTACCGTGGACTCAATCGGGCCGTGAACACGCTCGAGGAACTGGGCGACGTGCTCGGCCTGTCTTTCGGCGGCGAGGAGCCTACGGGCGACGTCGAACTCGCCGGCGAGGTCGTCGAACTGGTACTCGAGGTTCGCGAGAGTGAGCGCGAGGCGGGCAACTACGAGCGAGCGGACGAACTGCGAGACGAACTGTCGGCGCTGGGTGTCGAAATCCAGGATACGGACGACGGAGCGACCTACCGGCTGCCGTAG
- a CDS encoding DUF7523 family protein, protein MITMTSLAARTRTAARRYPFLVMALRTGTANYTAVARFLDVDGEVDAVASALRRYADSLEEPAPRDSSVRVRMQSGLGPVESLEEALIVVGTTALGFPDTDGATTDESGVDTPTYTAIIATGTVDGRSLANAIAGLSLEEIDVVAAGFEGETMVVVVERLEGANAVRTVEDSLETVLE, encoded by the coding sequence ATGATCACCATGACATCACTCGCTGCCCGGACGCGGACCGCCGCGCGGCGCTATCCGTTTCTGGTCATGGCCCTCCGGACCGGAACCGCGAACTACACGGCAGTCGCTCGGTTTCTCGATGTCGACGGCGAAGTCGATGCCGTCGCCTCCGCGCTCAGACGGTATGCCGACTCACTCGAGGAACCGGCCCCTCGCGACTCGTCCGTTCGGGTTCGTATGCAAAGCGGACTCGGACCAGTCGAATCGCTCGAGGAGGCACTCATCGTCGTTGGGACGACGGCCCTCGGCTTCCCTGATACCGACGGTGCTACCACCGACGAATCCGGGGTTGACACTCCGACGTACACGGCTATCATCGCGACCGGCACCGTGGATGGACGATCGCTGGCAAACGCCATAGCTGGACTCTCGCTCGAAGAAATCGACGTCGTCGCGGCTGGTTTCGAGGGTGAAACAATGGTCGTGGTCGTCGAACGACTCGAAGGAGCCAACGCGGTCCGAACCGTCGAAGACAGTCTCGAGACGGTGCTAGAGTGA
- a CDS encoding BolA family protein, whose translation MEPAAVEALIESGLEDAEATVRRARGEHDDDHLAATVVSPAFEDTPLVQQHQLVYDALGEHMTTDIHALELSTFTPAEYADRTE comes from the coding sequence ATGGAACCTGCTGCCGTCGAAGCACTCATCGAATCGGGACTCGAGGACGCCGAGGCAACCGTTCGCCGAGCACGGGGCGAACACGACGACGACCACCTCGCGGCGACAGTCGTCTCCCCGGCCTTCGAGGACACCCCGCTAGTCCAGCAACACCAGTTGGTCTACGACGCACTGGGCGAACACATGACGACGGATATTCACGCCCTCGAGTTGTCGACGTTCACCCCGGCAGAGTACGCCGACCGAACCGAGTGA
- a CDS encoding PH domain-containing protein: MESLHPRIRLVWVAQWALTAIILGVVIAAVDRWIVEIPTVGIVAVAAGALLLGVVYALLLYNRWQFELQDDALYLERGVITFVETAVPFVRVQHVDTQFGPLERVLGLSSVVVYTAGSRNADVRVPGLTPERARKLQDTLRNLAVESEADDAV; encoded by the coding sequence ATGGAATCGTTGCACCCGCGAATCCGACTGGTGTGGGTCGCCCAGTGGGCTCTGACAGCCATTATTCTGGGCGTCGTGATCGCCGCCGTAGATCGGTGGATCGTCGAAATCCCAACCGTCGGCATCGTTGCGGTCGCCGCCGGAGCCCTGCTTCTGGGCGTCGTGTACGCGCTGTTGCTCTACAATCGCTGGCAGTTCGAACTCCAGGACGACGCCCTCTACCTCGAGCGCGGCGTCATCACGTTCGTCGAAACGGCCGTTCCCTTTGTCCGCGTCCAGCACGTCGACACCCAGTTCGGCCCGCTCGAGCGAGTGCTCGGGCTCTCGAGCGTGGTGGTCTACACTGCTGGCTCGCGAAACGCCGACGTTCGGGTCCCCGGATTGACTCCCGAACGCGCCAGGAAACTCCAGGATACGCTCCGCAATCTCGCCGTCGAGAGCGAGGCTGACGACGCCGTATGA
- a CDS encoding PH domain-containing protein: MNTPHRLHPLSAVTIMLRGGFIGFTIPFFLVSIASGIFEIGSPAWGLYLGPVGFAIGAGYGIAYYYRFEYELTENTFDVSSGVISRRSREIPYRRIQNVDVRQGVLARLLNLATVSVETAGGGDTEATLSFVSEAEANRLQRDIRRRTAGRGDSSRPTSGRAAESTTALSGLRAGDPLPEPRSAHVGELRSNEEASVEVSEPSFDQGKPELLFDLKPRELLLYSFTTLRPAAAAGLFALFFFFSEAAIDVLLTTARPFGGPAELTEGTTTSYGILGLVSIINGIVVTYAVSVAYTFATYYGFQLGRADDDFVYERGLLQRYSGSIPAEKVQSVTVTDNPVQRAIEYAGLWVETAGYGPDTSGGSKSAVPLARSRRVYTFAENLTNVETPRFTSPPALARRRYLARYSIVAGVFVALAFGLTQVSPLERWYLAAIVFVVVPPAAHLKYVHLGYYVGEDHLVIRRGFWRRRTTVIPYYRIQTISNRRSIFQRRLGLTSVVVDTASSRTFAWAAPTIYDVDLADGRGVAQTARERLQTALAERGVGDDETGFSVDFT; the protein is encoded by the coding sequence ATGAACACGCCACATCGTCTCCATCCGTTGAGTGCTGTCACGATAATGCTTCGAGGCGGGTTTATCGGCTTCACCATCCCGTTTTTCCTCGTCAGCATAGCCAGCGGTATCTTCGAGATCGGCTCACCCGCATGGGGCCTGTATCTTGGCCCGGTCGGTTTCGCCATCGGTGCCGGCTACGGTATCGCCTACTACTACCGATTCGAGTACGAACTGACCGAGAACACCTTCGACGTTTCCTCAGGCGTCATCTCACGCCGCTCGAGGGAAATTCCGTACCGGCGAATTCAGAACGTCGACGTTCGTCAGGGGGTACTCGCCCGTCTTCTCAACCTCGCGACGGTCTCGGTCGAAACCGCCGGTGGCGGCGATACCGAAGCGACGCTTTCGTTCGTCAGTGAGGCTGAAGCAAATCGACTCCAGCGAGACATTCGTCGCCGAACCGCCGGCCGTGGTGACTCGAGCAGACCGACAAGCGGCCGTGCCGCCGAGTCAACCACCGCGCTATCGGGGCTTCGCGCAGGCGACCCACTCCCGGAGCCCCGTAGTGCCCACGTTGGCGAACTTCGGTCGAACGAAGAGGCGTCTGTCGAAGTGAGCGAACCATCGTTCGACCAGGGCAAACCCGAGCTATTGTTCGACCTGAAGCCTCGAGAGTTGCTGCTGTATTCATTTACCACGCTCCGTCCGGCGGCAGCAGCCGGGCTCTTTGCCCTGTTTTTCTTCTTCAGCGAGGCTGCCATCGACGTTCTGTTGACGACCGCGAGACCCTTTGGTGGGCCTGCGGAGCTGACCGAGGGAACCACGACGAGTTACGGTATCCTCGGTCTGGTCTCGATCATCAACGGGATCGTCGTGACCTACGCCGTCAGCGTCGCCTATACGTTTGCGACATATTATGGGTTCCAGCTGGGACGCGCTGATGACGATTTCGTCTACGAACGCGGTCTCCTCCAGCGCTACAGTGGATCGATTCCCGCCGAGAAAGTCCAGTCGGTCACCGTCACCGACAATCCGGTTCAGCGCGCTATCGAGTACGCCGGTCTCTGGGTCGAAACCGCAGGCTACGGCCCGGATACCAGCGGTGGCAGTAAGTCTGCAGTCCCGCTTGCCCGATCCCGTCGCGTCTATACCTTCGCGGAGAACCTGACGAACGTCGAAACACCGAGGTTCACCAGTCCACCAGCCCTCGCCCGGCGACGATATCTGGCTCGCTACAGTATCGTCGCCGGCGTCTTCGTCGCGCTGGCGTTTGGCCTGACACAGGTGAGTCCGCTCGAGCGCTGGTATCTCGCGGCCATCGTGTTCGTCGTCGTCCCGCCAGCAGCCCACCTCAAGTACGTCCATCTGGGCTACTACGTGGGCGAAGACCACCTCGTGATTCGGCGCGGCTTCTGGCGACGCCGAACCACCGTGATTCCGTACTATCGCATCCAGACGATTTCGAATCGCCGCTCGATATTCCAGCGACGGTTGGGACTCACCTCCGTCGTAGTCGACACCGCCAGCTCACGGACGTTCGCCTGGGCAGCCCCGACGATTTACGATGTCGACCTTGCGGATGGGCGGGGCGTCGCTCAGACGGCCAGAGAACGCCTGCAGACTGCACTGGCCGAACGTGGTGTCGGTGACGATGAGACGGGCTTTTCGGTGGATTTTACCTGA
- a CDS encoding class II fumarate hydratase, which produces MADEFRTESDSLGEMQVPVDAYWGAQTQRAIENFPISGITFDRRFIRALGVVKKGAAQANRDLGLIEEDVADAIIEAADDVIAGELDDQFPVDVFQTGSGTSSNMNANEVIANRAAEIMGAAIGDRVVHPNDHVNFGQSSNDVIPTAMHVAALEAVEKDVTPALETLRQALEAKEDEFDDVVKTGRTHLQDATPVTLGQEFGGYRTQIEKGLARVDLVRDHLSELALGGTATGTGLNTHPEFPELAASYISEETNVGFREADNHFEAQAAHDAMAEAHGALRTVAGSLNKIANDLRLLASGPRNGLGEIEQPENQPGSSIMPGKINPVVAEAVNQVHKQVVGNDAAVAAGAAEGQIDLNLYKPVLAHNFLQSASLLSNTSSVFAERFVAPLEANREHCEDQVEQSMALATSLNVHIGYDKASEVAKTALKEGKTVREVVLEKGYLTEDEADEVLDPRKMTETGILGQDH; this is translated from the coding sequence ATGGCAGACGAGTTCAGAACGGAATCCGACAGTCTCGGCGAGATGCAAGTGCCAGTCGACGCCTACTGGGGCGCACAGACCCAGCGCGCCATCGAAAACTTCCCCATCTCGGGGATCACGTTCGACCGGCGCTTCATCAGAGCGCTGGGCGTCGTGAAAAAGGGTGCTGCACAGGCCAATCGGGACCTCGGCCTGATCGAAGAAGACGTCGCAGATGCGATAATCGAGGCCGCAGACGACGTCATCGCTGGTGAACTCGACGATCAGTTCCCGGTCGACGTGTTCCAGACCGGCTCCGGAACCTCCTCGAACATGAACGCGAACGAGGTCATCGCCAACCGGGCAGCCGAAATTATGGGGGCAGCTATCGGTGACCGCGTCGTTCACCCCAACGACCACGTTAACTTCGGACAATCGAGCAACGACGTGATTCCGACGGCGATGCACGTCGCCGCCCTCGAGGCCGTCGAAAAAGACGTCACACCTGCACTCGAGACGCTCCGACAGGCGCTCGAGGCAAAAGAAGACGAGTTCGACGACGTCGTCAAAACCGGACGTACTCACTTGCAAGATGCGACACCGGTCACGCTGGGTCAGGAATTCGGCGGCTACCGAACCCAGATCGAAAAAGGGCTGGCACGCGTCGACCTCGTGCGTGACCACCTGAGCGAACTCGCCCTCGGCGGTACGGCCACGGGAACGGGCCTCAACACTCACCCGGAGTTCCCCGAACTCGCGGCGTCGTACATCAGCGAGGAGACGAACGTTGGGTTCCGAGAAGCCGACAATCACTTCGAGGCCCAGGCGGCCCACGATGCGATGGCGGAAGCACACGGGGCGCTCCGGACGGTCGCCGGCTCGCTCAACAAAATCGCCAACGACCTCAGACTGCTGGCCTCGGGGCCACGAAACGGCCTCGGAGAGATAGAACAGCCGGAAAACCAGCCGGGGTCGTCGATCATGCCGGGGAAAATCAACCCCGTCGTCGCCGAAGCCGTCAATCAGGTCCACAAACAGGTCGTCGGCAACGATGCCGCCGTGGCCGCTGGCGCAGCCGAGGGACAGATCGATCTCAACCTCTACAAGCCCGTCCTCGCACACAACTTCCTCCAGTCGGCCTCGTTGCTCTCTAACACGAGCAGTGTCTTCGCGGAGCGATTCGTCGCGCCACTCGAGGCAAACCGCGAGCACTGTGAGGACCAGGTCGAACAGTCGATGGCACTCGCAACGTCGCTCAACGTCCACATCGGCTACGACAAGGCCAGCGAGGTCGCGAAGACGGCGCTCAAAGAAGGGAAGACGGTTCGCGAAGTCGTCCTCGAGAAGGGGTATCTCACCGAGGACGAAGCCGACGAAGTGCTCGATCCACGCAAGATGACCGAGACGGGTATTCTCGGGCAGGATCACTGA
- a CDS encoding transcriptional regulator, with amino-acid sequence MYTCRDCNQSFQTELALEIHRDSCEQGGLYCQVCGDRFREADATQDGWHYACPSEDCDGEGLQEDLFQVDEMRVATH; translated from the coding sequence ATGTACACCTGTCGTGACTGCAACCAGTCGTTTCAGACCGAGTTAGCACTCGAGATACACCGAGACTCGTGTGAACAGGGTGGCCTCTACTGCCAGGTCTGTGGCGACCGGTTCCGTGAGGCCGATGCAACACAAGACGGGTGGCACTACGCCTGTCCGAGCGAAGATTGCGACGGCGAAGGATTGCAAGAAGACCTGTTCCAGGTCGATGAAATGCGCGTCGCAACGCACTGA
- a CDS encoding PH domain-containing protein: MERLEPRVRTLWILSALGSSTLIGVGFVLIATLLYGRFASPDSRWMVLLPALLLCCLAAGLVAFAWYRYSRFRFDCRDDSLYVEHGVLTRHKTIVPYNRLQHVDVRRRPHERVAGVATIVIHTAGTCRNQVQIPGLTPSRAWMLQDHLRHLVTEKGDDDPR, encoded by the coding sequence ATGGAACGACTCGAGCCCCGGGTTCGAACGCTGTGGATACTCAGTGCGCTCGGTAGCTCGACGCTGATCGGCGTTGGTTTCGTCCTGATAGCGACACTGCTGTATGGCCGTTTCGCCTCACCCGATTCGCGGTGGATGGTTCTCCTCCCGGCGCTACTCCTTTGTTGTCTCGCCGCCGGTTTGGTCGCGTTCGCCTGGTATCGGTACAGCAGGTTCAGGTTCGACTGTCGAGACGACTCGTTGTACGTCGAACACGGCGTTCTAACACGACACAAAACGATCGTTCCCTACAACCGACTCCAGCACGTCGACGTTCGTCGACGTCCACACGAGCGAGTCGCCGGCGTAGCTACGATCGTGATACACACGGCTGGGACCTGCCGAAATCAGGTGCAGATCCCCGGGCTTACTCCATCTCGAGCATGGATGTTACAGGATCACCTCCGTCACCTCGTCACGGAAAAGGGGGACGACGACCCACGATGA
- a CDS encoding PH domain-containing protein, which translates to MKLHPATIPLRSLGRAASLGFVCFLVGLFLSPGANASTALVVLWSSLGVCVALLYEGIRYFRVGYTLTPETLRITAGILSRRTREIPRHRIQSVDIHQSLFLRPAGLATIRVETAGGSHGPFTLEYVSMGEATRIRDWQCGVPERQCTTTVHGREQSSNAGHRGSATESETIFTLKRTELIAYSITSVGPGAVILCGIALSFISGRYPRGLVAPEVYQLGATLPKTIQTEVLVVAFLVTAWALSAGLHTVRFTGFRLTRSQDVLHYEHGLYGRYSGTIPLENLQRITIAEPIPLRWLGYGSLQLETAGSDGSQQATETHALTIPLASRKRIDVLLGKIAPLGGLDSESIESPPRRAKTRYILTYLVAAGLGLVVAFSLSVTTPVVRDWYALAPAVLIAPIAAHLKWSNRGYQLQRQYLLTRDGFWHRRTCLVPYQRIQSLAYTQRPLQRHHSLATLTADTASVSPAILTAYDVDAERGNEVCRRLERQMCGRSGTTEPSSTT; encoded by the coding sequence ATGAAGCTTCATCCCGCAACGATCCCGCTCAGGTCGCTTGGGCGTGCAGCGAGTCTCGGGTTCGTGTGCTTTCTAGTGGGCCTCTTCCTCTCGCCGGGTGCGAACGCCTCGACAGCACTCGTCGTTCTCTGGAGCTCTCTCGGAGTCTGCGTGGCTCTCCTGTACGAAGGAATTCGGTATTTCCGCGTCGGTTACACCCTCACTCCTGAAACCCTGAGGATAACTGCAGGCATCCTCTCGAGACGCACTCGCGAGATTCCCCGCCATCGGATCCAATCGGTCGACATTCACCAATCGCTCTTCTTGCGCCCGGCCGGCCTCGCCACAATCAGGGTCGAAACGGCAGGCGGCAGCCACGGCCCGTTCACCCTCGAGTACGTCTCAATGGGAGAGGCGACCAGAATACGGGATTGGCAATGTGGGGTTCCGGAGCGACAGTGTACTACCACAGTTCACGGGAGGGAGCAGTCGAGCAATGCCGGACATCGCGGTTCCGCCACCGAAAGCGAGACGATCTTTACCCTGAAACGAACCGAACTCATCGCCTACAGCATCACGTCGGTCGGACCTGGGGCCGTGATTCTCTGTGGGATCGCGCTCTCTTTTATCAGTGGGCGCTATCCCCGGGGCCTCGTCGCGCCCGAGGTATACCAACTTGGAGCGACGCTGCCAAAAACGATCCAAACGGAGGTGCTTGTTGTCGCATTTCTGGTCACTGCCTGGGCACTTAGTGCCGGTCTCCACACCGTTCGATTCACCGGGTTTCGTCTGACCAGATCCCAGGACGTACTGCACTACGAGCATGGGTTGTATGGCCGCTACAGCGGAACGATTCCGCTCGAGAATCTGCAACGGATCACGATAGCGGAGCCGATTCCGTTGCGATGGCTGGGCTATGGTTCCCTGCAACTGGAAACGGCCGGTTCGGACGGCAGTCAACAGGCCACGGAAACGCACGCGCTGACCATCCCGCTTGCGAGCCGAAAGCGGATCGACGTGCTTCTCGGGAAAATAGCACCACTAGGGGGACTCGATTCGGAATCCATCGAGTCACCGCCACGACGAGCCAAAACGCGGTACATATTGACCTATCTCGTCGCGGCTGGACTCGGTCTCGTCGTTGCCTTCTCGCTGTCCGTCACGACACCCGTGGTCCGGGACTGGTATGCCCTCGCTCCCGCGGTGTTGATTGCTCCGATAGCTGCACACTTGAAGTGGTCGAACAGAGGCTACCAGTTACAGCGACAGTATCTGCTCACTCGAGACGGTTTCTGGCATCGGCGTACCTGTCTCGTCCCCTACCAGCGAATCCAGTCGCTTGCCTATACCCAACGGCCACTGCAGCGCCACCATTCGCTGGCGACGCTGACGGCCGATACCGCGAGCGTTTCACCAGCCATCCTAACGGCGTACGACGTCGATGCGGAACGTGGAAACGAGGTCTGTCGACGTCTCGAACGACAGATGTGTGGTCGATCAGGGACGACAGAACCCTCGTCGACTACGTAA